The following proteins come from a genomic window of Shinella zoogloeoides:
- a CDS encoding type IV secretory system conjugative DNA transfer family protein — protein MNPAILLLGLVLAAAISAFAASLVYAGLAYALDSSTAMLQALQEDMLASYRAAQLDLAAGKWHRPTIAAAAGLIIGASVLVAALAGKRKSTDARFLKPFEAQALGLTRAGGVFVGRIGGSLIKVPGRFTERGSARRRRTRPLLLGGKKLWVDGDDVGGFVIGPPRSGKGAALIIPNCLLWPDSIVVLDMRGETYEATAGYRSKFSRVLRFSPADEKGETECYNPLDFVAIDSDQRDIDINAIASALLPTPKGDTYWVSDARALLAGVISWVLENPDIPDDDKNLRTVLLITEGADRPLRSWLEEATDPALRPRWVSSFTYTTLARFAVMASKQFDGVYGSLAAAVRPFKNNRILRATARSTFDIRTMRRENMTLYLDFRIQQIGSIGPIFNVLMVQFMDYMSRTMMRQGDRRVLVLLDEFQNLGKLENALTAASVLGGYGVPCWFFVQSLRAVDNVYTREGRQTLVNSARVQIFLGAQDPEDQRYVSQLLGERKDVTIDKAVSTGATLFDRKGATMSHKSAMRPLMRPDELGTMNETRCIIKIRNQQPIFGVRNLYYADRHLASRAWRRVRKVEDPCRFTCPPRTMINNVAITERSICDQAVPAAIVPGGAFAERRAASQTANVTLGPARKRHAGFAKGERRVDDPPSKVGATDFRGAMERSAIRRGDAERILEAALSLLEETTKNKREARKIRKDIAAVFTDE, from the coding sequence TTGAACCCGGCAATCCTCCTGTTAGGACTGGTTCTCGCCGCAGCCATCTCCGCGTTTGCGGCCTCTCTAGTCTACGCCGGCCTCGCCTATGCCTTGGACAGCTCGACCGCGATGCTTCAGGCGTTGCAGGAGGACATGCTTGCATCTTATCGGGCCGCACAACTCGATCTCGCCGCTGGAAAATGGCATCGGCCTACCATCGCGGCAGCGGCCGGCCTGATCATCGGCGCGTCGGTGCTCGTTGCCGCTTTAGCCGGAAAGAGGAAGTCGACGGATGCGCGGTTCCTTAAACCCTTCGAGGCTCAAGCCCTGGGCCTGACGCGGGCCGGCGGGGTTTTCGTCGGGCGGATCGGCGGCAGCCTGATCAAGGTCCCGGGCCGATTCACCGAACGTGGTTCCGCGCGGCGGCGGCGCACCAGGCCTCTGCTGCTCGGCGGAAAAAAGCTATGGGTCGATGGCGACGACGTCGGCGGCTTCGTCATCGGCCCTCCCCGATCAGGCAAGGGCGCCGCGTTGATCATCCCCAACTGCCTGCTCTGGCCGGACAGCATCGTCGTGCTCGACATGCGCGGGGAAACCTATGAGGCGACGGCCGGCTATCGGTCGAAGTTCTCCCGCGTTCTGCGGTTCTCGCCGGCGGACGAAAAGGGCGAGACGGAATGCTATAATCCGCTCGACTTCGTCGCCATCGATTCAGACCAGCGCGACATCGACATCAACGCAATCGCGTCTGCGCTTCTGCCCACGCCGAAGGGGGATACCTACTGGGTGTCCGATGCGCGGGCGCTGCTCGCGGGCGTCATATCCTGGGTTCTGGAAAACCCTGACATTCCCGACGACGACAAGAACCTTAGAACGGTTCTCCTCATCACCGAGGGCGCTGATAGGCCGCTGCGGTCCTGGTTGGAGGAGGCCACCGACCCTGCGCTGCGCCCAAGATGGGTCAGCTCATTCACCTATACCACCCTCGCCCGCTTCGCGGTCATGGCCAGCAAGCAGTTCGATGGCGTCTACGGCTCGCTCGCGGCGGCGGTGCGCCCCTTCAAGAACAATCGGATCCTGCGCGCAACGGCGCGATCGACCTTCGACATTCGCACGATGCGAAGGGAAAACATGACCTTGTACCTGGATTTCCGCATCCAGCAAATCGGCTCGATCGGCCCGATCTTCAACGTGCTGATGGTCCAGTTTATGGATTACATGTCGCGCACCATGATGCGACAGGGCGATCGACGGGTGCTGGTTCTGCTTGATGAATTTCAGAACCTCGGCAAGCTGGAAAACGCCCTCACCGCCGCAAGCGTTCTTGGCGGCTACGGCGTGCCCTGCTGGTTCTTCGTGCAGTCGCTTCGGGCGGTAGACAACGTCTATACTCGCGAGGGCCGGCAGACGCTCGTCAACTCCGCCCGCGTTCAGATCTTTCTCGGTGCCCAGGATCCGGAGGACCAGCGCTATGTTTCGCAATTGCTTGGCGAGCGAAAGGACGTGACGATTGACAAGGCCGTGTCGACGGGCGCGACCCTCTTTGACCGGAAGGGCGCGACAATGTCTCACAAATCGGCGATGCGGCCCCTGATGCGTCCGGATGAGCTTGGGACGATGAACGAGACCCGATGCATCATCAAGATCAGGAATCAGCAACCGATCTTTGGGGTCCGAAATCTCTACTATGCCGATCGGCACCTTGCGAGCCGGGCTTGGCGTCGAGTTCGCAAAGTAGAGGATCCTTGTAGGTTTACGTGCCCGCCGAGGACAATGATCAACAATGTCGCGATCACGGAGCGGTCAATCTGCGATCAAGCTGTGCCAGCGGCAATCGTGCCTGGCGGCGCGTTCGCGGAGAGACGCGCGGCCTCGCAGACAGCCAACGTAACACTTGGCCCCGCTCGCAAGCGACATGCCGGGTTTGCGAAGGGGGAGCGAAGAGTTGACGACCCTCCTTCGAAAGTCGGTGCGACGGATTTCAGAGGAGCTATGGAACGAAGTGCCATCCGAAGGGGTGATGCGGAACGAATATTAGAGGCAGCCCTGTCACTGCTCGAAGAAACGACGAAGAATAAGCGTGAGGCCCGGAAAATACGGAAAGACATCGCAGCGGTTTTTACCGACGAGTGA
- a CDS encoding antitoxin Xre-like helix-turn-helix domain-containing protein: MQLVVKQHTTTELNAVALKAYSRIADAWSLSLRDAAALADMSESTWKRARKPGFAGELTKDQLLRLSAVIGIYKSLELYFSEQLARSWFTRQNAGPLFAGARPVDTAIDGGLPQILAIRTYLDALRGGA; the protein is encoded by the coding sequence ATGCAGCTCGTCGTCAAGCAGCACACAACCACGGAACTCAATGCCGTTGCGCTGAAGGCCTATTCAAGGATAGCCGATGCTTGGTCGCTTAGTCTGCGTGACGCCGCAGCCCTCGCCGACATGTCGGAGAGCACTTGGAAACGCGCACGCAAGCCTGGTTTTGCCGGCGAACTGACAAAAGACCAGTTGCTGCGATTGAGCGCAGTGATCGGCATCTACAAGTCGCTCGAACTTTACTTTTCGGAGCAGCTCGCCCGAAGCTGGTTCACCCGGCAAAATGCCGGCCCGCTCTTTGCCGGCGCGCGCCCGGTCGACACTGCTATCGACGGTGGTCTTCCGCAAATCCTGGCGATCCGGACCTATCTGGACGCGCTGCGGGGCGGCGCATGA
- a CDS encoding RES family NAD+ phosphorylase, whose translation MRKTELSVRGLVRLLPATYHKPPALRGLVDSDEELDVLAEIEGMTSARLLAERGRNPHLDPRELAWRRRTHDLRIYGDTHVNAAFTYTRTGGNRFNSEERGAWYCAWEAMVSVAEVAWHRTRELGFTGSFYDSARYVELLADFIGEFDDMTDEPGHAALNPDPQLGYLEGQELAARLRRDGSRGLIYPSVRAPGGSCLVCFEPGAVQSVRPGASWDLVWEGTQDYSIIAVCT comes from the coding sequence ATGAGAAAGACCGAATTGTCGGTCCGCGGTCTGGTCCGGTTGTTGCCCGCGACCTATCACAAGCCGCCGGCGCTTCGCGGACTGGTCGATAGCGACGAAGAATTGGACGTCCTCGCCGAGATCGAAGGCATGACCAGTGCCCGTCTGCTCGCCGAACGCGGGCGCAATCCACATCTCGATCCGCGGGAACTTGCCTGGCGGCGGCGTACCCACGACCTCAGAATTTATGGTGACACGCATGTTAATGCGGCCTTCACCTATACCAGGACCGGCGGCAATCGCTTCAATTCCGAAGAGCGTGGGGCTTGGTATTGCGCCTGGGAAGCCATGGTGTCGGTCGCGGAGGTCGCATGGCACCGAACGCGCGAGCTCGGATTTACGGGATCGTTTTACGACAGTGCTCGCTATGTCGAATTGCTCGCCGATTTCATTGGGGAGTTCGACGACATGACAGACGAGCCCGGACACGCGGCGCTAAATCCCGATCCGCAACTGGGATATCTCGAGGGGCAGGAGCTTGCCGCGCGGCTGCGGCGCGATGGGAGCCGAGGCCTGATCTACCCTTCCGTCCGCGCACCGGGCGGCAGCTGTCTGGTTTGCTTCGAACCTGGAGCGGTTCAGTCCGTTCGGCCAGGCGCATCTTGGGACTTGGTCTGGGAGGGAACTCAGGATTATTCGATTATCGCCGTCTGCACCTGA
- a CDS encoding thermonuclease family protein — protein MDVNRWLVANGYAIEWPKYSKGRYADEQLEAMDAKAGIWSGSFDLPCVVRGVRC, from the coding sequence GTGGACGTCAACCGCTGGCTCGTCGCCAACGGCTACGCCATCGAGTGGCCGAAATACAGCAAGGGTCGATACGCCGACGAGCAGCTTGAGGCTATGGATGCGAAAGCTGGTATTTGGTCCGGCAGCTTCGACTTGCCTTGCGTCGTGCGCGGCGTCCGCTGCTAA
- a CDS encoding error-prone DNA polymerase, whose product MRYAELQVTTHFSFLRGASSADELFATAAALGIDALGVVDRNSLAGIVRAWEASKATGVRLVVGCRLDLTDGMSILVYPTDRPAYSRLTRLLSLGKARGGKGNCLIDFADLSEHAAGMIGVLVPDEADEACAMQLRKMAELFGDRAYVSLCLRRRPNDRLRLHGIASMAARFKVRTVVTNDVLFHEPGRRQLQDVVSCIRTRTTIDDVGFDRERHADRYLRAPEEMHRLFAEYPEALARGREIVERCSFDLSELQYQYPEEAIVPGLDPQQSLVKFTWEGAAGRYPEGVPDKVRKSLQDELELIRTMNYAPYFLTVFSIVRFARSQGILCQGRGSAANSAVCYCLGVTSIDPETNDLLFERFISQERDEPPDIDVDFEHERREEVIQWIYETYGRSRSALCATVTRYRAKGALRDVGKALGLPEDMIGQLSSGIWGWSEGVSERQLTENNLNAADYRLKLTLELAQQLMGAPRHLGQHPGGFVLTQDRLDDLVPIEPARMDNRQVIEWDKDDIEALKFMKVDVLALGMLTCMAKAFALMRDHKGEERDLASIPAEDHPTYAMIRKADTLGTFQIESRAQMSMLPRLKPRTFYDLVIQVAIVRPGPIQGDMVHPYLRRREGKEPIDYPTPELEAVLSKTLGVPLFQESAMRVAMVCAGFSGGEADQLRKSMATFKFSGGVSRFKDKLVAGMVKNGYTAEFAEHTFSQLEGFGSYGFPESHAASFALIAYASAWMKCHHPDVFCAALLNSQPMGFYAPAQIVRDAREHGVEVRPVCINLSRWDCTLEDAGDGSLKAVRLGMRMVKGLATADAARIVAARADEPFASVDDVWRRSSAPTAALVQLAEADAFLASLQLQRRHALWAIKALRDEPLALWTAAAEREARQIAEAQEPEVALPSMRTGHEVVEDYSHVGLTLREHPVAFLREDLRRKRLVTCAEANAAADGRWLMTGGLVLVRQRPGSAKGVMFMTLEDEAGVVNAVIWPKVFDRQRRLVLSASMVAINGKIQREGDVVHLVAQRLFDLSEDLGQLGERGEAFPLPHGRGDEFAHGNGAPDSRERRAATAPARDIFIADLLIDRLKVKSRNFH is encoded by the coding sequence ATGCGCTATGCCGAGCTGCAGGTCACGACGCATTTCTCGTTTCTGCGCGGGGCATCCAGCGCGGACGAGCTGTTCGCGACCGCGGCCGCGCTCGGTATCGATGCCCTCGGCGTCGTCGACCGCAACAGTCTCGCCGGCATTGTGCGTGCCTGGGAGGCGTCCAAGGCGACCGGCGTGCGCCTCGTCGTCGGGTGTCGGCTCGATCTCACCGACGGCATGTCGATCCTCGTCTATCCCACGGACCGTCCGGCCTATTCGCGGCTGACGCGCCTGTTGTCGCTCGGCAAGGCGCGCGGCGGCAAGGGCAACTGCCTGATCGATTTCGCCGACCTTTCCGAGCACGCCGCCGGCATGATCGGCGTGCTGGTCCCGGATGAAGCCGATGAGGCATGCGCCATGCAGCTTCGCAAGATGGCTGAACTGTTCGGTGATCGCGCCTATGTCAGCCTGTGCCTGCGGCGCCGGCCGAACGATCGTCTGCGCCTGCACGGTATTGCGAGCATGGCGGCGCGCTTCAAGGTTCGCACCGTTGTCACCAACGACGTGCTGTTTCATGAGCCTGGCCGCCGACAGCTCCAGGACGTGGTGAGCTGCATCCGGACACGAACGACCATCGATGATGTCGGGTTTGATCGGGAGCGTCACGCCGACAGATACCTGAGAGCGCCGGAGGAGATGCATCGGCTCTTTGCTGAATATCCCGAAGCGCTCGCCCGCGGCCGGGAGATCGTCGAACGCTGCAGCTTCGACCTTTCCGAGCTGCAATACCAATACCCGGAAGAGGCCATCGTTCCCGGTCTCGACCCGCAACAATCGCTGGTCAAGTTCACCTGGGAAGGGGCCGCGGGCCGATATCCGGAAGGCGTGCCGGACAAGGTCAGAAAATCCCTGCAGGACGAGCTCGAACTGATCCGGACGATGAACTACGCGCCGTATTTTCTGACCGTTTTTTCCATCGTGCGTTTCGCGCGGTCACAAGGCATCCTCTGTCAGGGGAGGGGATCGGCGGCCAACTCGGCGGTTTGCTATTGCCTCGGCGTCACCTCCATCGACCCGGAGACCAACGATCTCCTTTTTGAACGCTTCATCAGCCAAGAGCGCGACGAACCGCCGGATATCGACGTGGATTTCGAGCATGAGCGGCGTGAGGAGGTCATCCAGTGGATCTATGAGACCTACGGCCGGAGTCGGTCCGCCCTCTGTGCCACCGTCACCCGCTACCGCGCCAAGGGCGCGCTGCGCGACGTCGGTAAAGCATTGGGTCTGCCGGAGGACATGATCGGCCAATTGTCGTCGGGGATCTGGGGCTGGTCGGAAGGGGTTTCCGAACGTCAGCTGACGGAAAATAACCTCAACGCTGCCGATTATCGCCTGAAACTGACCCTCGAGCTCGCGCAGCAGCTCATGGGCGCGCCCCGCCACCTCGGTCAGCATCCCGGCGGTTTCGTCCTGACGCAGGACAGGCTCGATGACCTTGTGCCGATCGAGCCGGCCCGCATGGATAACCGCCAGGTGATCGAATGGGACAAGGACGACATCGAGGCGCTGAAGTTCATGAAGGTGGACGTACTGGCGCTCGGCATGTTGACCTGCATGGCCAAGGCTTTTGCCCTGATGCGGGACCACAAGGGTGAGGAGCGCGACCTCGCTTCGATCCCGGCCGAAGATCACCCGACCTACGCGATGATCCGCAAGGCCGATACGCTCGGCACCTTTCAAATCGAAAGTCGGGCGCAGATGTCGATGTTGCCGCGCCTAAAACCGCGGACGTTCTACGATCTCGTCATCCAGGTAGCGATCGTGCGGCCAGGCCCAATCCAGGGCGATATGGTGCATCCCTACCTTCGACGCCGCGAGGGAAAGGAGCCGATCGACTATCCGACGCCTGAACTGGAGGCCGTGCTGTCGAAGACCCTCGGCGTGCCGCTGTTTCAAGAGTCGGCGATGCGGGTCGCGATGGTCTGCGCCGGCTTTTCCGGCGGGGAGGCGGACCAATTGAGAAAATCGATGGCCACGTTCAAATTCTCCGGCGGCGTTTCGAGATTCAAGGACAAACTCGTCGCCGGTATGGTGAAGAACGGCTACACGGCGGAATTTGCCGAACACACGTTCTCTCAGCTGGAAGGGTTTGGGTCCTATGGCTTTCCGGAAAGCCATGCCGCCAGCTTCGCGTTGATTGCCTATGCCTCGGCCTGGATGAAATGCCATCATCCGGATGTCTTTTGCGCGGCCCTGCTGAACTCCCAACCCATGGGCTTCTACGCGCCGGCGCAGATCGTGCGCGATGCCCGCGAACATGGGGTCGAGGTGCGGCCGGTTTGCATCAATCTAAGCCGCTGGGACTGTACGCTTGAGGACGCTGGCGACGGCAGCCTGAAAGCTGTCCGCCTCGGCATGCGCATGGTCAAAGGCCTGGCGACGGCGGACGCGGCCAGGATCGTGGCCGCGCGCGCCGATGAGCCCTTCGCTTCCGTCGATGATGTGTGGCGTCGCTCCAGCGCACCGACGGCAGCGCTTGTCCAGCTTGCCGAGGCGGACGCGTTCCTCGCCTCGCTGCAACTTCAGCGACGCCACGCCCTCTGGGCAATCAAGGCGCTGCGCGACGAGCCGCTCGCGCTTTGGACCGCGGCTGCGGAGCGGGAGGCGCGGCAGATTGCCGAAGCGCAGGAACCGGAGGTTGCTCTGCCGTCCATGCGGACGGGGCATGAAGTTGTCGAGGACTACTCCCATGTAGGCCTTACCCTCCGCGAGCATCCCGTCGCCTTTCTGCGCGAGGACCTTCGCCGGAAGCGCCTCGTCACCTGCGCCGAGGCCAATGCGGCGGCGGACGGACGCTGGTTGATGACGGGTGGCCTTGTTCTCGTTCGGCAGCGGCCGGGCTCGGCCAAAGGCGTCATGTTCATGACGCTGGAAGATGAAGCCGGCGTCGTCAACGCCGTCATATGGCCAAAGGTCTTCGACCGGCAGCGCCGGCTTGTCCTGTCGGCGTCGATGGTGGCCATCAACGGCAAGATCCAGCGGGAGGGAGACGTCGTGCACCTGGTCGCGCAGCGGCTGTTCGACCTGTCAGAGGACCTCGGCCAGCTGGGCGAGCGCGGCGAGGCTTTTCCGCTGCCTCATGGGCGCGGCGACGAATTTGCGCATGGGAATGGGGCGCCGGACTCACGGGAGCGGCGAGCGGCAACCGCGCCGGCGCGCGATATCTTCATTGCGGATTTGTTGATCGACCGGCTGAAGGTGAAAAGCCGGAATTTTCATTAA
- a CDS encoding Y-family DNA polymerase gives MTRVVSVYFPYLATERIRRHSGEALPADKPLVVIARRGSKRWISAADPTAAKLGLRVGMPASKAQAMVADLLMIDAAPVEDAAALERLALWALRQYSPVVAVDGADGLVIDTEGADHLQGGEDLLISGLVNRLRGHGLTARAAVSDTWGASHAIARLISAETTVVPVGHVPKAVVDLPILALRLPAETIQGLRVLGIDTVGQLSAMPRAPLTLRFGLEPARRLDQLFGRVAEPIEPIRTPELVEVSKNFAEPIGAPETIAKYVRRLVGQLSAKLAENGLGARRCDLVIHRVDNTRQHLRVGLAKPVRDPARLSKLLCDRIEKIDPGFGIEKLVLVAVFAEPLEERQVVSSLVEEEIADITPLVDILGNRGHRLFRVAPVASDVPERSVRRIPATAPDIGQTWANKWPRPSRLLANPERIDVMALLPDQPPAVFTWRGKRRKVVRADGPERIFGEWWMRPREFQAVRDYFVVEDELGERYWVYRAGDGIDPETGSHLWFLHGVFG, from the coding sequence ATGACAAGGGTCGTATCTGTCTACTTCCCGTATCTGGCGACCGAACGGATCAGACGGCACTCTGGCGAAGCCTTGCCGGCTGACAAGCCGCTCGTCGTGATCGCGCGGCGCGGATCGAAGCGCTGGATCTCCGCGGCCGATCCGACGGCCGCAAAACTCGGCCTGCGCGTCGGCATGCCGGCGAGCAAGGCGCAGGCCATGGTTGCCGATCTCCTGATGATCGACGCCGCGCCCGTCGAGGATGCGGCCGCGCTCGAGCGGCTGGCGCTCTGGGCGCTCCGCCAATATAGCCCGGTGGTCGCCGTCGACGGCGCCGACGGTCTGGTGATCGATACCGAGGGCGCGGACCATCTTCAGGGCGGCGAGGATCTTCTCATCTCTGGGCTGGTCAATCGGCTGCGCGGCCACGGCCTGACGGCACGGGCAGCCGTCTCGGACACATGGGGCGCCTCGCACGCCATCGCGCGGCTTATCTCGGCGGAGACGACGGTGGTTCCGGTCGGGCATGTGCCGAAAGCCGTGGTCGACCTGCCCATCCTCGCCTTGCGGCTTCCGGCCGAGACGATCCAAGGACTTCGTGTTCTCGGTATCGATACGGTGGGCCAGCTCTCCGCCATGCCGCGCGCGCCACTGACCCTTCGCTTCGGACTGGAACCCGCCCGCCGGCTCGACCAGTTGTTCGGGCGGGTGGCGGAGCCAATAGAGCCGATCCGCACGCCCGAGCTGGTGGAGGTTTCGAAGAATTTCGCCGAGCCGATCGGCGCGCCGGAAACCATCGCCAAATATGTCCGGCGGCTGGTCGGGCAGCTGTCCGCCAAGCTTGCCGAAAACGGTCTTGGCGCACGGCGCTGCGACCTCGTCATCCACCGCGTCGACAACACGCGCCAGCATCTTCGCGTCGGTCTTGCCAAGCCGGTGCGCGATCCGGCGCGCCTATCCAAGCTGCTGTGCGATCGCATCGAGAAAATCGATCCCGGTTTCGGCATCGAAAAGCTTGTGCTCGTCGCGGTTTTCGCCGAGCCGCTGGAGGAGCGGCAGGTGGTCTCCTCGCTGGTCGAGGAGGAGATCGCGGATATCACGCCGCTCGTCGACATTCTCGGCAATCGCGGTCATCGGTTGTTCCGGGTCGCCCCGGTCGCGTCTGACGTTCCGGAACGCTCCGTTCGGCGAATACCGGCGACCGCACCCGATATCGGCCAGACATGGGCCAACAAGTGGCCACGGCCGTCGCGGTTGCTAGCGAACCCCGAACGCATCGATGTCATGGCGCTCCTGCCGGACCAGCCGCCGGCGGTCTTCACCTGGCGCGGAAAGCGCCGCAAGGTCGTCCGCGCAGACGGCCCGGAGCGCATTTTCGGGGAATGGTGGATGCGGCCGCGCGAATTCCAGGCTGTCAGGGACTATTTCGTGGTCGAGGATGAGCTTGGCGAGCGTTACTGGGTCTATCGCGCCGGCGACGGTATCGATCCGGAGACCGGTTCACATCTGTGGTTCCTGCACGGGGTGTTCGGCTGA
- a CDS encoding ImuA family protein, whose product MANHALNPVLAELRERIGRLEGGAQRARQTLPFGVPDIDRALPGGGLAFGALHEVAGGGGGTVDGAAAALFSAGVAARTKGRVLWCMTRPDLFFPAISQAGLHPDRVVFCESDREEEVLSAFEEGLSFAGLSCVVGELVRLSMTASRRLQLAAEKTGNMGIVLRRWRRHNEASDYGQPTASTTRWRISTLPSERLPVAGVGRARWLAEIMRVKAGECAEFEIGAPDDKGRICLLPVSGDRTDQTALWRSLAG is encoded by the coding sequence GTGGCCAACCATGCCCTCAATCCTGTCCTTGCGGAACTGCGGGAGCGCATCGGCCGCCTCGAAGGCGGCGCGCAGCGCGCAAGGCAGACGCTTCCGTTCGGCGTTCCGGACATCGACCGGGCACTGCCTGGAGGAGGGCTGGCCTTCGGGGCGCTGCACGAGGTTGCCGGCGGAGGAGGCGGCACTGTCGACGGTGCGGCTGCGGCGCTGTTTTCCGCAGGCGTCGCCGCGCGGACGAAGGGAAGGGTGCTGTGGTGCATGACGCGCCCGGACCTGTTTTTCCCGGCGATCTCGCAGGCAGGGCTGCATCCCGATCGCGTCGTCTTCTGCGAAAGCGACCGGGAGGAGGAGGTGTTGTCGGCCTTCGAGGAGGGGCTGTCTTTCGCTGGCTTGTCCTGTGTGGTCGGCGAACTGGTCCGCCTGTCGATGACCGCGTCCCGCCGGCTGCAGCTCGCGGCCGAGAAGACCGGCAACATGGGCATCGTCCTGCGCCGATGGCGGCGACACAACGAGGCGTCGGATTATGGGCAGCCAACGGCTTCGACGACGCGGTGGCGCATCAGCACCCTGCCGTCGGAGCGATTGCCAGTGGCCGGCGTCGGGAGGGCGCGCTGGCTGGCGGAGATAATGCGTGTGAAGGCGGGCGAATGCGCCGAATTTGAAATTGGAGCCCCCGATGACAAGGGTCGTATCTGTCTACTTCCCGTATCTGGCGACCGAACGGATCAGACGGCACTCTGGCGAAGCCTTGCCGGCTGA